In a single window of the Hydrogenimonas thermophila genome:
- the radA gene encoding DNA repair protein RadA, with the protein MAKKKVSLFECQACGMQSAKWMGKCPNCGAWESFIELSAEQQKVLNEISKTTTSPSKAKPITQIEEEEVSRFSSQDSELDLVLGGGIVPGSLVLIGGSPGIGKSTLLLKIGGNLAQQNRKVLYVSGEESSGQIKMRANRLGANHDNLYLLSEIRLEAVMSEVAKKSYDLIIIDSIQTLYSEAVPSAPGSVTQVRTITFDLMRLAKEKQIPIFIIGHITKEGSIAGPRVLEHMVDTVLYFEGDASKEIRMLRAFKNRFGSTSEVGIFEMTQDGLVSAKNIASKFFSRGKPQAGSAVTVIMEGTRPLVIEVQALVADSGYGNPKRSTTGFDASRLTMLLALLEKKLELPFNQYDVFVNIAGGIKINEPAADLAIIAAIISSFRNRPLSDESIFVGEVSLIGDIREVFHLEQRLREAHTLGFTKAIVPNKPSFKTPIKCFVAEEVAKVVEWM; encoded by the coding sequence ATGGCTAAGAAAAAAGTCTCCTTGTTTGAATGCCAAGCCTGCGGAATGCAAAGTGCAAAGTGGATGGGTAAATGCCCAAACTGCGGTGCTTGGGAAAGCTTTATAGAACTTTCTGCTGAGCAGCAGAAGGTACTGAATGAAATTTCTAAAACTACTACCTCTCCTTCCAAAGCAAAACCTATTACTCAAATAGAAGAGGAAGAGGTAAGCAGATTTTCAAGCCAAGACAGTGAACTTGATCTAGTCTTAGGTGGAGGAATAGTTCCAGGATCATTGGTTCTTATTGGAGGAAGTCCAGGTATTGGTAAATCTACCCTTCTTTTAAAGATAGGCGGTAACCTTGCTCAGCAAAATAGAAAAGTACTTTATGTCAGCGGTGAAGAGTCCAGCGGACAGATAAAGATGCGAGCCAACAGATTGGGAGCAAACCACGATAATCTTTATCTTCTTAGTGAAATTAGACTCGAAGCTGTAATGAGTGAGGTTGCAAAAAAAAGTTATGATCTTATAATCATTGATTCAATTCAAACACTCTATTCTGAAGCAGTGCCATCTGCACCTGGTAGTGTTACACAGGTGCGAACAATTACTTTCGACTTGATGAGACTGGCAAAAGAGAAGCAAATACCAATTTTCATCATTGGACATATTACCAAAGAGGGTTCGATTGCTGGTCCAAGAGTACTGGAACATATGGTAGATACAGTACTATACTTTGAAGGTGATGCCAGTAAAGAGATTAGAATGCTAAGAGCATTCAAAAACCGCTTTGGAAGTACAAGTGAAGTTGGAATCTTTGAGATGACACAAGATGGTCTAGTAAGTGCAAAAAATATTGCAAGTAAATTCTTTAGCAGAGGCAAACCTCAAGCAGGAAGTGCCGTTACAGTCATAATGGAGGGAACCAGACCGCTTGTCATTGAAGTCCAAGCACTTGTAGCAGACAGTGGTTACGGAAACCCAAAACGATCAACTACCGGATTTGACGCAAGCCGTCTTACAATGCTACTTGCCCTTTTAGAAAAGAAACTTGAACTTCCATTTAATCAGTATGATGTTTTTGTAAATATTGCAGGAGGCATAAAGATAAACGAACCTGCCGCAGACTTAGCTATAATTGCCGCAATTATCAGCAGTTTTAGAAACCGCCCATTAAGCGATGAGAGTATATTTGTCGGTGAAGTTAGTCTTATTGGCGATATTAGAGAGGTTTTCCATTTAGAACAACGCTTAAGAGAAGCTCATACATTAGGCTTTACTAAAGCGATAGTTCCAAATAAACCATCATTTAAAACCCCTATAAAGTGCTTTGTTGCTGAAGAGGTTGCAAAAGTTGTGGAGTGGATGTAA